A window of Corallococcus macrosporus DSM 14697 contains these coding sequences:
- a CDS encoding c-type cytochrome, whose translation MKQLLLLSLLLLPGLAAGAADAGKLAFDKACAGCHTVTPQGKDKGKRGAKAARPIPTERRGRGTDLGPLIPKRTPEQLSAWIARPSQVKPKTSCDTRLLPADDRELVLNYLAHSIHAPAPTREALLRQQLKQDLAARQAQKQRKANDPSRRSKGKK comes from the coding sequence ATGAAACAGCTCCTCCTGTTGTCGCTCCTGCTGCTGCCAGGGCTCGCCGCCGGTGCCGCGGATGCGGGCAAGCTCGCCTTCGACAAGGCCTGCGCCGGCTGCCACACCGTCACGCCGCAGGGGAAGGACAAGGGCAAGCGCGGCGCCAAGGCGGCGCGGCCCATTCCCACCGAGCGGCGCGGCCGCGGCACCGACCTGGGCCCGCTGATTCCCAAGCGCACGCCCGAACAGCTCAGCGCGTGGATCGCCAGGCCCAGCCAGGTCAAGCCCAAGACGAGCTGCGACACGCGGCTGCTGCCCGCGGATGACCGGGAGCTGGTCCTCAACTACCTGGCGCACAGCATCCACGCGCCGGCCCCCACCCGCGAGGCGCTGCTGCGGCAACAGCTCAAGCAGGACCTCGCCGCCCGCCAGGCGCAGAAGCAGCGCAAGGCGAATGACCCGTCTCGCCGCTCCAAGGGGAAGAAGTGA
- a CDS encoding MXAN_5187 C-terminal domain-containing protein produces the protein MPPPDARQSASKSFAPKSSAGRSTPADPGSSEAVLHECEALEAEVAVLRNLYEQYFLGNERQAPTRAHEDLKKRMNKLRGAFIRSTSAKFRVASLYNKYLTYERLWLRTLQEIEAGTYRRDVFKARRRAESRKATTPGAGGQKGVVELPEDISDMDFEEVEELVRPRPINEPQVSNSFREAPGGTPAKGTPAAGGTPLRGTPAVAPLTGIPSVAPVAGTPPRGQPAVTSTVGGTPARGTASVAPPGMAAKAPGSMAPPSRPASMPPPSAASRPPVASGSGGMSDDKLRAVYDAYVTAKRRCQEDTSKLSYDAVAATLRKQVPELLKQHNAKAVEFKVVIKDGKASLKAVPK, from the coding sequence ATGCCGCCCCCCGACGCCCGACAGTCCGCCTCCAAGAGCTTCGCGCCGAAGAGCTCCGCCGGCAGGTCCACGCCCGCCGACCCCGGCTCCAGCGAGGCCGTCCTCCACGAGTGTGAGGCCCTGGAGGCGGAGGTCGCCGTCCTCCGCAACCTCTACGAGCAGTACTTCCTGGGCAACGAGCGGCAGGCGCCGACGCGTGCCCACGAAGACCTCAAGAAGCGGATGAACAAGCTGAGGGGCGCGTTCATCCGCAGCACCTCCGCGAAGTTCCGCGTCGCGAGCCTGTACAACAAGTACCTCACGTACGAACGGCTGTGGCTGCGCACGCTGCAGGAGATTGAAGCGGGCACCTACCGCCGGGACGTCTTCAAGGCCCGTCGCCGCGCGGAGAGCCGGAAGGCCACCACCCCGGGAGCGGGTGGCCAGAAGGGCGTGGTCGAGTTGCCGGAGGACATCTCCGACATGGACTTCGAGGAGGTGGAGGAGCTGGTCCGCCCCCGCCCCATCAACGAGCCGCAGGTGTCCAACAGCTTCCGCGAGGCCCCGGGTGGAACGCCCGCGAAGGGCACGCCCGCGGCGGGAGGCACGCCGCTGCGAGGCACGCCCGCCGTCGCGCCCCTGACGGGCATCCCCTCCGTGGCGCCCGTGGCGGGGACGCCTCCGCGGGGGCAGCCGGCCGTGACGTCCACGGTGGGTGGAACGCCCGCCAGGGGCACCGCCTCGGTGGCGCCGCCGGGCATGGCCGCGAAGGCGCCGGGCAGCATGGCGCCGCCGTCGCGGCCCGCGTCGATGCCACCGCCGTCCGCGGCGTCGCGTCCGCCCGTGGCCAGTGGCTCCGGCGGCATGTCGGACGACAAGCTGCGCGCCGTCTACGACGCCTACGTCACCGCGAAGCGCCGCTGCCAGGAGGACACGTCGAAGCTGTCCTACGACGCGGTGGCCGCCACGCTGCGCAAGCAGGTGCCGGAGCTGCTCAAGCAGCACAACGCGAAGGCGGTGGAGTTCAAGGTCGTCATCAAGGACGGCAAGGCGTCGCTCAAGGCCGTGCCGAAGTAG
- a CDS encoding DUF4114 domain-containing protein: MRTLTQTLAAFALLAAPLAHAQETPPPPPQETPAQLCEDQLDQNKQPEFSDETLEIQESSMLITEDNPARLQLNTNRTALNSEFIEFPFDQNVTISYVYESAGASHALGYLYMDDLRERGYVDEHGDLVDENENGILDLHEDLFNLAPRSGSKARPYIGQSRRCTRSFTSGGETYNQPELAMNGGCGNTFVGNTRLADARPGLGGEWNWTDQVGVFAGGTINDETFSDRGLFPHLPNLLEPPSDLNGNMGLGRMVFLLADDDTGRDTHRNLAPVRDVGDWSEGIPDYDVSAYDPRGLRRGTNPDPGVTAYDRTVDMGMIEGGKEVIFFIVAYYESNHGPREGYVYPCLKQDPDGRCALHLQTSINVFFSKSAWNLDQNPEGGTITAERNIGCQYLEGCNRDNPASTPGQACRVADTNEYLCGWLDGPINEWGTTLYRLANDELYGNLVMPMEKVTIPRPGGPRNPMPHVIVGAPSTDPFRWILGFEDIPGGGDRDFNDVVFVVNKQNGGSTRSATVSGDISPTIANDFVITKVRFKRQDDFAPQPRTCAGGPPCFSEDVPGACTPTDGPEPTITYSLAVDCRICEPDEDGEMQCVPNPNNPTWFPVHFPDTTPPTQEVELDILSMGFTGSQLCWKVDITSPSELCRPIIDDVEVGYQAVRAGSYSRASPSAVGNVIVWGVNETPGSAWGRTGTWPGNGMPAASTRAYDGNKDFTVRGRLYLHSLYDPERPDATTNQFRWDAGRVMALTFGTHGNEHDPLDRKLYTMNAAGNRSTISDEMAGNNATSRLFPDSLCDLEQSGRYLYDLNNNGKCGTPTGAAPDKRETGNSNDRNFLREWLYGWEHRHSGGHRRPWALGGINMSTVAISVPPYLDGWAQNAQSGERDLYRRNFMEPLSSRPTVAFVGTMSGHLHAFTAGAFRNSTHDECAPGPQVRGFFEPTGSCAPSGEVTPRDYGSGTEQFTYMPRMLLDRYRNTYVRFNGSGNLARPSMDASPIIANVDFGIPGRPAWTPSTSASKTEGAKTVLVSASGKNSPAVVALDVTNPEDPWYPLPLWEFNLRDSSIEHAFSVAKVADPSVVFPDNAGSSHAPSMGRLKWGTETDGRWTAIVGTDFTPASTDRAGALYLIDMKTGQPLNYGGGPEGARAGIITLDQGSGIGAETALVDLDRDGNYDVMYVPTTAGNVYRVNLDQVDTGAPLGRKVKTCKIASAPVTLDEHPDAAQDQDSIYQQIHSNLGVNVVRNTGTPVVRIFFGTGDNPDEFSDGPPNKDTYRFHLLAFEDADPSGREDCELLEPLWVQQLDPGQAVWGGVTLAGDKVFATTAVGAAADICNLSEDESGRYYESNQLPDGNDAPEMTSAALGGHGVNAPLVHDGHLIVPTALGEIKIKGSGTWNSGDATGGTARSKLLIYSVSPDGRIQQ; encoded by the coding sequence ATGCGCACCCTGACCCAGACGCTCGCCGCGTTCGCCCTCCTGGCCGCACCGCTGGCTCATGCCCAGGAGACGCCGCCGCCGCCGCCGCAGGAAACCCCCGCGCAGCTCTGCGAGGACCAGCTCGACCAGAACAAGCAGCCGGAGTTCTCCGATGAGACCCTGGAGATCCAGGAGTCGAGCATGCTCATCACGGAGGACAACCCGGCCCGGCTCCAGCTCAACACGAACCGCACGGCGCTGAACTCGGAGTTCATCGAGTTCCCCTTCGACCAGAACGTCACCATCAGCTACGTGTACGAGTCCGCCGGCGCCTCGCACGCGCTCGGCTACCTCTACATGGATGACCTGAGGGAGCGGGGGTACGTCGACGAGCACGGCGACCTGGTCGACGAAAACGAGAACGGCATCCTGGATCTGCACGAGGACCTGTTCAACCTCGCCCCTCGGTCCGGTTCGAAGGCCCGCCCGTACATCGGCCAGAGCCGGCGCTGCACGCGCAGCTTCACATCGGGAGGTGAGACCTACAACCAGCCAGAGCTGGCGATGAATGGTGGTTGTGGCAACACCTTCGTGGGGAACACCAGGCTGGCGGATGCCCGACCGGGACTGGGTGGCGAGTGGAACTGGACCGACCAGGTGGGTGTCTTCGCCGGCGGCACTATCAATGACGAGACCTTCTCGGACCGAGGCCTCTTCCCCCACCTTCCCAACCTGCTGGAGCCGCCCTCGGACCTGAACGGCAACATGGGGCTGGGGCGGATGGTGTTCCTGCTCGCCGACGATGACACCGGCCGTGACACCCACCGGAATCTGGCGCCCGTAAGAGATGTCGGTGACTGGTCCGAAGGCATCCCGGACTACGACGTGTCCGCATATGACCCGCGGGGCCTGCGACGCGGCACGAACCCGGACCCAGGCGTCACGGCCTATGACCGGACCGTGGACATGGGGATGATCGAAGGCGGCAAGGAGGTCATCTTCTTCATCGTCGCCTACTACGAAAGCAACCACGGCCCGCGTGAAGGCTATGTCTACCCGTGCCTGAAGCAGGACCCGGATGGCCGGTGCGCGCTGCACCTGCAGACGTCCATCAACGTCTTCTTCTCCAAGTCGGCGTGGAACCTGGACCAGAACCCCGAGGGCGGCACGATTACCGCCGAGCGCAACATCGGGTGTCAGTACCTGGAAGGCTGCAACCGGGACAATCCCGCCAGCACCCCGGGCCAGGCCTGCCGGGTCGCGGACACCAACGAGTACCTCTGCGGCTGGCTGGACGGACCGATCAACGAGTGGGGCACCACGCTGTACCGCCTGGCCAACGACGAGCTCTACGGCAACCTCGTGATGCCCATGGAGAAGGTGACGATTCCCCGGCCCGGGGGCCCGCGCAACCCCATGCCGCACGTCATCGTGGGTGCCCCCTCCACGGACCCCTTCCGCTGGATTCTGGGCTTCGAGGACATTCCCGGCGGTGGCGACCGCGACTTCAACGACGTGGTGTTCGTCGTCAACAAGCAGAACGGCGGAAGCACGCGCTCGGCCACCGTGTCTGGAGACATCTCGCCCACCATCGCCAACGACTTCGTCATCACCAAGGTGCGCTTCAAGCGGCAGGACGACTTCGCGCCCCAGCCGCGCACCTGCGCCGGGGGACCGCCCTGCTTCTCAGAGGACGTCCCGGGCGCCTGCACGCCGACGGACGGCCCCGAGCCCACCATCACCTATTCGCTGGCGGTGGACTGCCGCATCTGCGAGCCCGATGAAGACGGCGAGATGCAGTGCGTTCCCAATCCGAACAACCCCACGTGGTTCCCGGTGCACTTCCCGGACACGACGCCGCCCACCCAGGAGGTGGAGCTGGACATCCTGTCCATGGGCTTCACGGGCTCGCAGCTCTGCTGGAAGGTGGACATCACCAGCCCGAGCGAGCTGTGCCGCCCCATCATCGACGACGTCGAGGTGGGCTATCAGGCGGTCCGCGCGGGCAGCTACTCGCGCGCGTCGCCGTCCGCGGTGGGCAACGTCATCGTCTGGGGCGTGAACGAGACGCCGGGCAGCGCCTGGGGCCGGACTGGCACCTGGCCGGGCAACGGCATGCCCGCGGCCAGCACCCGCGCCTACGACGGCAACAAGGACTTCACCGTCCGAGGGCGGCTCTACCTCCACTCGCTCTATGACCCGGAGCGGCCGGACGCCACCACGAACCAGTTCCGCTGGGACGCCGGCCGCGTGATGGCGCTCACCTTCGGCACCCACGGCAACGAGCACGACCCGCTGGACCGCAAGCTCTACACGATGAACGCGGCGGGCAACCGCAGCACCATCTCCGACGAGATGGCGGGCAACAACGCCACCAGCCGCCTCTTCCCCGACTCGCTCTGCGACCTGGAGCAGAGCGGGCGGTACCTGTACGACCTGAACAACAACGGCAAGTGCGGCACGCCCACCGGCGCCGCTCCCGACAAGCGGGAGACAGGCAACTCCAACGACCGCAACTTCCTGCGGGAGTGGCTCTACGGCTGGGAGCACCGCCACAGTGGCGGCCACCGCCGGCCCTGGGCGCTGGGCGGCATCAACATGTCCACCGTCGCCATCAGCGTGCCGCCGTACCTCGACGGCTGGGCCCAGAACGCGCAGTCGGGCGAGCGGGACCTGTACCGCCGCAACTTCATGGAGCCGCTCTCCTCGCGGCCCACCGTGGCCTTCGTGGGCACCATGAGCGGTCACCTGCACGCCTTCACGGCGGGCGCCTTCCGCAACTCCACCCATGACGAGTGCGCACCCGGTCCGCAGGTCCGTGGCTTCTTCGAGCCCACCGGGAGCTGCGCCCCGAGCGGCGAGGTCACCCCCCGCGACTACGGCTCGGGGACGGAGCAGTTCACGTACATGCCCCGCATGCTGCTGGACCGCTACCGCAACACCTACGTGCGCTTCAACGGCTCGGGCAACCTGGCCCGGCCGTCGATGGATGCCTCGCCCATCATCGCCAACGTGGACTTCGGAATCCCGGGACGGCCCGCGTGGACGCCCTCGACCTCCGCGTCCAAGACCGAGGGCGCCAAGACGGTCCTGGTCAGCGCCTCTGGCAAGAACAGCCCCGCCGTCGTCGCGCTCGACGTCACCAACCCCGAGGACCCCTGGTACCCGCTGCCGCTCTGGGAGTTCAACCTGCGCGACTCGAGCATTGAGCACGCCTTCTCCGTGGCGAAGGTGGCGGACCCCTCCGTGGTCTTCCCGGACAACGCCGGCTCGAGCCACGCGCCGTCGATGGGCCGGCTGAAGTGGGGCACCGAGACGGACGGGCGGTGGACCGCCATCGTGGGCACCGACTTCACGCCTGCGTCGACGGACCGCGCCGGCGCGCTCTACCTCATCGACATGAAGACGGGCCAGCCGCTCAACTACGGCGGGGGGCCCGAAGGTGCCCGGGCGGGCATCATCACCCTGGACCAGGGCTCCGGCATCGGCGCCGAGACGGCCCTGGTGGACCTCGACCGGGACGGCAACTACGACGTCATGTACGTGCCCACCACGGCGGGCAACGTCTACCGCGTCAACCTGGACCAGGTGGACACGGGCGCGCCGCTGGGGCGCAAGGTGAAGACCTGCAAGATTGCCAGCGCGCCCGTCACGTTGGACGAGCACCCGGACGCGGCGCAGGACCAGGACTCCATCTACCAGCAGATCCACTCCAACCTGGGGGTGAACGTCGTCCGCAACACCGGCACGCCCGTGGTTCGCATCTTCTTCGGCACGGGCGACAACCCGGACGAGTTCTCCGACGGCCCTCCGAACAAGGACACCTACCGCTTCCACCTGCTGGCCTTCGAGGACGCGGACCCCTCTGGCCGGGAGGACTGCGAGCTGCTGGAGCCGCTGTGGGTGCAGCAGCTGGACCCGGGCCAGGCGGTGTGGGGCGGCGTGACGCTGGCGGGCGACAAGGTCTTCGCGACCACGGCCGTTGGCGCGGCCGCGGACATCTGCAACCTGAGCGAGGACGAGAGCGGCCGGTACTACGAGTCGAACCAGTTGCCGGATGGCAACGACGCCCCCGAGATGACCAGCGCTGCCCTGGGTGGACACGGGGTGAACGCGCCGCTGGTGCACGACGGGCACCTCATCGTTCCGACGGCCCTGGGTGAAATCAAGATCAAGGGCAGCGGGACCTGGAACTCAGGCGATGCCACGGGCGGGACGGCGCGCTCGAAGCTGCTCATCTATTCGGTCAGCCCGGACGGGAGGATTCAGCAGTGA
- a CDS encoding Mut7-C RNAse domain-containing protein, protein MEQPKAVVTLRFHGALNDFLSPAHRHQTFSHPLQGRPSVKDLIESLGPPHPEVDVVRVDGEAVAFTHRVAPGARVEVYPAGMDEAPGVRVGPPLQEMPRFILDVGLGRLVGFLRMLGFDTLWRNDFEDDVLARISHDEDRVLLSRDLGVLKRGEVLRGYFPRSTDPAEQLVEVVRRYGLTSRMRPFSRCVACNAALTAAELSEVAGRIPERVAERHSRFQQCPGCHRVYWAGTHHQRMQALVDRLRELEDAPGSPRRSEPGK, encoded by the coding sequence ATGGAACAGCCCAAGGCCGTGGTGACGCTGCGCTTCCACGGCGCGCTGAACGACTTCCTGTCGCCCGCGCACCGCCACCAGACGTTCTCCCATCCACTGCAAGGGCGGCCGTCGGTGAAGGACCTCATCGAGTCCCTGGGCCCGCCCCATCCGGAAGTGGACGTGGTGCGGGTGGATGGCGAGGCCGTGGCCTTCACCCACCGGGTGGCGCCGGGCGCGCGCGTGGAGGTCTATCCCGCCGGCATGGACGAGGCGCCCGGCGTCCGCGTGGGCCCGCCGCTCCAGGAGATGCCCCGCTTCATCCTGGACGTGGGGCTGGGACGGCTCGTGGGCTTCCTGCGGATGCTGGGCTTCGACACCCTGTGGCGCAACGACTTCGAGGACGACGTGCTCGCGCGCATCTCCCATGACGAGGACCGGGTGCTCCTCTCGCGAGACCTCGGCGTCCTCAAGCGCGGCGAGGTGCTGCGCGGCTACTTCCCCCGGTCCACGGACCCGGCGGAGCAGTTGGTGGAGGTGGTGCGCCGCTACGGGCTGACCTCGCGCATGCGCCCCTTCTCCCGCTGCGTCGCCTGCAACGCCGCGCTGACCGCCGCCGAGCTGTCCGAGGTGGCCGGCCGCATCCCCGAACGCGTGGCGGAGCGGCACTCACGCTTCCAGCAGTGCCCGGGCTGTCACCGCGTCTACTGGGCCGGCACGCACCACCAGCGAATGCAGGCCCTGGTGGACCGGCTGCGCGAGCTTGAAGACGCGCCCGGTTCGCCCAGAAGGTCGGAACCCGGGAAGTGA
- the lspA gene encoding signal peptidase II produces the protein MKVSLRFLLLVIVAVLAADQVTKYLAVSRLTDALDGREGLSRVAGFITEQNLDNRPPPEDGTFRVLRPYRFIEDYWHFRYVENPGAAWGIFGDLPEGARRAFFLVVSLVAMGFIVAMYRRTPVEQRLSRVSLALVAGGALGNFVDRLLRGYVIDFIDWHWRNQPGMRWPTFNVADVAISVGVVLMLLDSLRTPKGPKP, from the coding sequence ATGAAAGTCTCCCTCCGATTCCTCCTCCTCGTGATTGTCGCGGTGCTCGCCGCCGACCAGGTGACCAAGTACCTGGCTGTCTCCCGGCTGACGGATGCCCTGGACGGGCGGGAGGGCCTGTCGCGGGTGGCGGGCTTCATCACCGAGCAGAACCTGGACAACCGCCCGCCGCCCGAGGACGGGACGTTCCGGGTCCTGCGGCCCTATCGCTTCATCGAGGACTACTGGCACTTCCGCTACGTGGAGAACCCCGGCGCGGCCTGGGGCATCTTCGGCGACCTGCCCGAAGGCGCGCGGCGCGCCTTCTTCCTGGTGGTGAGCCTGGTCGCCATGGGCTTCATCGTCGCGATGTACCGGCGCACGCCCGTGGAGCAGCGGCTGTCCCGGGTGTCCCTGGCGCTGGTGGCGGGTGGGGCGCTGGGCAACTTCGTGGACCGGCTGCTGCGCGGCTACGTCATCGACTTCATCGACTGGCATTGGCGCAACCAGCCCGGCATGCGCTGGCCGACCTTCAACGTGGCGGACGTGGCCATCAGCGTCGGGGTGGTCCTCATGCTGCTGGACTCGCTGCGGACGCCGAAGGGCCCCAAGCCGTGA
- a CDS encoding prolipoprotein diacylglyceryl transferase, producing the protein MLPVLVHLTFTSLWAQLLLYVIAAGTVGYVTFNGWRTAEGALDASTGARAPASTGDRLLRAAGYGLVGAALAWFGLQYALPPGAFPGARGEGIPVHTYGLLLALGFSTAVAVAGRLAQDEWRRLELKDGAWVDVEGPRKREQLMDMTVWILLGGIGGSRLLFVLVNWRDYARDWTQVFSLGGGLVFYGGLMGASVAAFVFARMNGLDFWRLADVCIPTVSLGQCLGRLGCFSAGCCWGDVAPAHAATAVHFPGGGVARDLLGQPGATSSLAYSSQLQDTRYVVEATGEIFHQAVPDAVRISDWVAQQGHTLGVYPTQLFESVGQLALFVGLLYARRFRRFHGHVLALWLMAYAVLRSSVELFRGDVERGTLHGLLQSLGAGELAAAVPLEAWYNVSTSQFISLCMFTFGAVLLAQKGRREGEAASLGPTPSAA; encoded by the coding sequence ATGCTCCCTGTCCTCGTCCACCTCACCTTCACGTCGCTCTGGGCGCAGCTCCTGCTGTACGTCATCGCCGCGGGCACGGTGGGCTACGTCACCTTCAACGGCTGGCGCACCGCCGAGGGCGCGCTGGACGCCAGCACCGGCGCGCGCGCGCCTGCCTCCACCGGGGACCGGCTGCTCCGCGCGGCGGGGTATGGCCTGGTTGGCGCGGCACTGGCCTGGTTCGGCTTGCAGTACGCGCTGCCACCCGGGGCCTTTCCGGGCGCCAGGGGCGAAGGCATCCCCGTGCACACCTATGGCCTGCTCCTGGCCCTGGGGTTCAGCACCGCGGTGGCGGTGGCGGGCCGGCTGGCCCAGGACGAATGGCGCCGGCTGGAGCTGAAGGACGGGGCGTGGGTGGACGTGGAGGGGCCGCGCAAGCGCGAGCAGCTCATGGACATGACCGTCTGGATTCTGCTCGGTGGCATCGGCGGGAGCCGGCTGCTCTTCGTGCTGGTGAACTGGCGGGACTACGCCCGTGACTGGACGCAGGTGTTCTCGCTGGGCGGCGGGCTCGTCTTCTACGGCGGCCTGATGGGCGCGTCCGTGGCCGCGTTCGTGTTCGCGCGGATGAACGGCCTGGACTTCTGGCGGCTCGCCGACGTGTGCATCCCCACGGTGTCGCTGGGCCAGTGCCTGGGCCGCCTGGGTTGCTTCAGCGCGGGGTGTTGCTGGGGAGACGTGGCGCCCGCGCACGCCGCCACCGCGGTGCACTTCCCCGGCGGCGGGGTGGCGCGGGACCTCCTGGGCCAGCCGGGCGCCACGTCCAGCCTGGCGTATTCGTCCCAGCTCCAGGACACGCGGTATGTCGTGGAGGCCACCGGTGAAATCTTCCACCAGGCCGTGCCTGACGCGGTGCGCATCTCCGACTGGGTGGCGCAGCAGGGCCACACCCTGGGGGTGTACCCCACCCAGCTCTTCGAGTCCGTCGGGCAGTTGGCGCTCTTCGTGGGGCTGCTGTACGCCCGGCGCTTCCGCCGGTTCCACGGCCACGTCCTGGCGCTCTGGTTGATGGCCTACGCGGTGCTGCGGAGCTCGGTGGAGCTGTTCCGGGGCGACGTGGAGCGCGGCACCCTGCACGGCCTGCTCCAGTCGCTGGGGGCGGGGGAGCTGGCGGCGGCGGTGCCGCTGGAGGCGTGGTACAATGTCTCCACCAGCCAGTTCATCTCCCTGTGCATGTTCACCTTTGGCGCGGTGCTGCTCGCCCAGAAGGGCCGCCGGGAGGGCGAGGCGGCGAGTCTGGGGCCCACCCCCTCGGCTGCGTGA
- a CDS encoding endonuclease/exonuclease/phosphatase family protein — MKKTLTSLLCAAVSLTLLSLACGEGNPPQVPQPLEDGGVLWTECSPEGAAEDCSQGESCRFIASYDRYLCVRACDPQAACEHPDAVCCPSADTDGEGGSCVPNGGCAPADAGTDDAGTDGGSTEETDGGDPEDGGSTPDDGGTIEEDAGTEPDAGTEPDAGTEPDAGTEPDAGTDAGTDGGSETDTDAGTDAGSDAGHTNIRVMASNLSSGNYQSYDPGHGIRLIKGVDPDIVLMQEFNYGNDSATDIRSLVDQIAPGFHYSRETGAQIPNGVISRWPIIESGQWPDPRVSNRDFAWARIDIPGPRDLWAVSVHLLTSSAGNRNGEAQAIVNEVRSQIPDDDYLIIGGDLNTDNFNESCFATFRQVVTTAGPHPADHNGNTGTNRNRNKPYDQILVDQDLRQYQQAVVIGSNTFPNGLVLDSRVYRPLSEIAPVQSGDSSASNMQHMGVVKDFLVPNF, encoded by the coding sequence ATGAAGAAGACGCTCACCTCCCTCCTGTGTGCGGCGGTTTCGCTCACCCTCCTTTCCCTGGCGTGTGGCGAAGGCAACCCTCCCCAGGTCCCGCAGCCGCTCGAGGACGGAGGCGTGCTCTGGACGGAGTGCTCTCCCGAGGGCGCCGCGGAGGACTGCTCCCAGGGGGAGTCCTGCCGCTTCATCGCGTCGTATGACCGTTACCTGTGCGTCAGGGCTTGTGATCCGCAAGCCGCGTGCGAGCACCCGGACGCGGTCTGCTGCCCCTCCGCCGACACCGATGGCGAGGGCGGCTCCTGCGTGCCGAACGGCGGCTGCGCGCCGGCGGACGCGGGCACCGATGACGCGGGCACGGACGGCGGCTCGACGGAGGAGACGGACGGGGGGGACCCGGAGGATGGTGGCTCGACTCCCGATGACGGCGGCACCATCGAAGAGGACGCGGGCACCGAGCCGGACGCGGGCACCGAGCCGGACGCGGGCACCGAGCCGGACGCGGGCACCGAGCCGGACGCCGGTACGGACGCTGGAACGGACGGCGGCAGCGAAACCGACACGGACGCTGGCACGGACGCGGGTTCGGACGCGGGCCACACCAACATCCGGGTGATGGCGTCCAACCTCAGCAGCGGCAACTACCAGTCCTACGACCCGGGGCACGGCATCCGCCTCATCAAGGGCGTGGACCCGGACATCGTGCTGATGCAGGAGTTCAACTACGGGAACGACTCCGCGACGGACATCCGCTCGCTGGTGGACCAGATTGCCCCGGGCTTCCACTACTCGCGGGAGACGGGCGCGCAGATTCCCAACGGCGTCATCAGCCGCTGGCCCATCATCGAGTCCGGCCAGTGGCCCGACCCGCGCGTGTCCAACCGGGACTTCGCCTGGGCGCGCATCGACATCCCCGGGCCGCGCGACCTCTGGGCGGTGAGCGTGCACCTGCTCACCTCCAGCGCCGGCAACCGCAACGGGGAGGCGCAGGCCATCGTCAACGAGGTCCGCTCACAGATTCCCGATGACGACTACCTCATCATCGGCGGCGACCTGAACACGGACAACTTCAACGAGTCCTGCTTCGCCACCTTCCGCCAGGTCGTGACGACGGCGGGCCCGCACCCGGCGGACCACAACGGCAACACGGGCACCAACCGCAACCGCAACAAGCCCTACGACCAGATTCTGGTGGACCAGGACCTGCGCCAGTACCAGCAGGCCGTCGTCATCGGCTCCAACACCTTCCCCAACGGGCTGGTGCTCGACAGCCGCGTCTACCGGCCGCTGTCGGAGATTGCCCCGGTGCAGTCCGGCGACAGCAGCGCCTCCAACATGCAGCACATGGGCGTGGTGAAGGACTTCCTCGTCCCCAACTTCTGA
- the lspA gene encoding signal peptidase II, protein MPRKYIILLAVTLGVIVLDQWTKYLVVRELTTQMDGKETLGERLGAMYSEPPPQGFNGLHYQPKRHIEVAESFFRLRYLENPGAAWGMFRGLPPEARGPLFHVAIIGAVILITFNFRKLSGTDPEETWALWGLPLVLGGALGNYIDRIARAFVIDFLEAHWFDKATFPSFNVADVAICIGVGMLIVDSFVRKEKPAQAPTQA, encoded by the coding sequence GTGCCGCGCAAATACATCATCCTCCTCGCCGTCACCCTTGGCGTCATCGTGCTCGACCAGTGGACGAAGTATCTCGTCGTCCGCGAGCTGACCACGCAGATGGATGGCAAGGAGACCCTGGGCGAGCGCCTGGGCGCGATGTACTCCGAGCCACCTCCCCAGGGCTTCAACGGGTTGCACTACCAGCCCAAGCGGCACATCGAGGTCGCGGAGTCGTTCTTCCGCCTCCGCTACCTGGAGAACCCGGGCGCCGCGTGGGGCATGTTCCGCGGCCTGCCACCGGAGGCGCGGGGGCCGCTCTTTCACGTGGCCATCATTGGCGCGGTCATCCTCATCACCTTCAACTTCCGGAAGCTGTCCGGCACGGACCCGGAGGAGACGTGGGCGCTGTGGGGCCTGCCGCTGGTGCTGGGCGGCGCGCTGGGCAACTACATCGACCGCATCGCCCGGGCCTTCGTCATCGACTTCCTCGAGGCCCACTGGTTCGACAAGGCGACCTTCCCGTCCTTCAACGTCGCCGACGTGGCCATCTGCATTGGCGTGGGCATGCTCATCGTCGACTCCTTCGTTCGCAAGGAGAAGCCGGCCCAGGCCCCCACCCAGGCGTAG